AGAGATATGCAAAAAGAGTAAAAGAGAAGCAGAGTCAGAGGCAATAAGAGACTTGGAAACAGTGTTGTCTCTTTTTCAGATAGTTACAGAGAGTCAGAGAGGCAgatagaaagaaaagcagggaTAAAGACAGTAGAATTAAGAGTATGCAAGGTCAGGACACAAGAAAACCCTGAAAATGACGGACACACAGAGAGATGGGGGCAGACACTTTTGGAATGAAAACCAGGGAGGAAAGGCTCATTAATTCATAAACTGTACTTGGGCCCAAACCAGAGTGGGGGCAGCATGACACAAATAACTGCCCAGTGAGTGACCCAATTACATGGCAAGACAGAGACACAGGAGAGAGACCTCTAGatcaggggtgagggagggagagaatgtAGAAGGCCCATAGGCTGCAAGGAACTTAAACCAAAAGACTGAAAGCAAAGATgctgacagagacagagagagcaaagACATGGTGAAACTGAAAGAAATCAAGGCAAGAATATCAGGTGACCTAGAAACAGACAGAACTGTGGAGAGAAAGACACATGCTGAAGGAGATAGGGACTGAGCTTGCTAGAAATAAATGGAGGAAGAAGTTCATTTACTGTCAAACAATGTACCTAGTGTTCAACCCAGAGTAGCAACAGCACCAGATAATATGTGCCAAAGAATGtcccagagaaagagagggaCAGAAACCAGTTAAGATGGAGAGATAGGAAAACACAGTGTGTGAGCTCAGGGCTCCAggggaaagaaagacagagaccAAGGAATAGggggacaaggaggaggaggaaattgTGTCCCATGGTATGGTGATCATGACTTTCAGATGGACCCTTACCTGGTCCTGCTGCTCCTTGGATTCAAGGTGTCCATTTATCTCCCAGCCCACTGCTGTGTTACCACATCAGTGAGATTCTGGTCCTGGGTCAGAGGCCATGGGAGGGTGCTTTGGGGAAGGAACTAGGCCTCATGGCTTGTCCTGTGGCTCTGTGGAGGAGAGGTGAGTAACTAGGAACATCAAGGGCAGAGTACAGGAGGTCAAGCTAGAAATGCTGGAGGCCCAAGGGGCAGGGCCTTtacaaggaaggagaaaaaagtgtACAAGTCAGCTTTGTCATTGCCCCAACCAGTCCATCTGGTCCCACCCAATAAGGTCCCATCCAATAATTTTAAACTGAGCACTTATTCTGTAAAAAGCAATGTCCTGAGCATTTTAATTAAGTTACGTAATACTAGAAAACACTCTTTGTGCCAGGCCTCTTATCCCCTTTTTGGAGATAAGGAaagtaaggcacagagaagttacaagacttgcccaagatcacaaagagGTTGATTTGCCCAATATCACACCATgagtaagtagcagagccaggatttgcaTTTGGTTACAAATGGCATCACCATTCTCAAGAGTTTTCTACTCATCCCCTCTCTCCACCCCGTCCTCCAAGCCCGGAACCTCAGCTTGCCTCCTCTGCGCTCCAGTAAAATGCACATCCCTCTCACCGAACCCGCTGGGCCACCTGAATCTCTCTGGCTGGGAAAAGCAGCCTCCGGGTGACAGAGGCTGAGGAGGGGTCAGGGAAGGGCCATCTGGAGTCAAAGGGAGAAGCTGAACCTAAAAGGTGGAAATGCAGGATGCCACAGGCTGGGCTGCAGCAATAAGAGCTCAGGTTAGATCTCAAGTAAGATTTCCTGAGCTGCTGCCGCGCCTGGAAAGCTCAGCAAGAGATAAAGCAGAGGTGAGCCTGATAAGGAAACGCCCAAAGCATGCAATCAGAGATTTCCCAAGGCCCCGACTAGCTGAGCCAGCCCTCTCTGGGTCGTCCAGGAGCCACAGAGAAGCCGTCGGCGTCGGGCCAGAGCGTCACCGCCCAACCTGTCTTCCTAGCGCCGCGAGACATCTCTCTGGCTCCCAGAGCCCTTTCTTCCGGAAGACTATGGAGAACAAGGACTGGTATGACCAGAGAGGCTTCCGAAGTGCTGGCCCTTCCCTCCTTGGGATGGCGTTTGTTCAGCTTTAGATGTTCTTCCATCCAATTCCGGAATCGCCCCTCTAGCCGGTCCTCCGATGCACCATGGAGAGGCACGAGTCGCGGTAGAGATTGCCGTCGCGCCCATGTGACGTCACGTAGGCGCCACTCACTGAAGGCTTTCCCCGCCCACCCGGGCTCCGCTCTTTCTTTCCGGAGCTGGCTAAGGAGTAGGCGCCATCATGGTGAGCGCGTTTTGGGGCGTTTGGGGTTCGACCATCCGCTGCCATCCGCTGCAGTCTCGGGCTGGGGACGttccagagggaggcagggatcCCCTGGTGTCTGAATGAGGCGACTCCTGTGGTTGGGAGCTATTTGGGGGGCCCGAAGACCATGGATGGGAGTCGTATCAACCTTCCGCCCCTCCTGTACTCCTTATGGCTCCCGTTTAATAGATGACCAAATTGGTCACAGTGCCAGTAAGTGGCGGAGCCGGATTCGGACCCAGGATTCGGAGCTGGTCCCACAGCCACGGTTGCCTGTGCTGCTTCTGGACCTGTCACACCCCAGCCTGAAAAGCTGTGTTCTTAGGGGTGTCAACCGTCCGGTGCCTGAGTTTTGGGGACCGGCAGGCCTCCGAGTCTCAAGCTCCTACCCACCTTATCATCTTGCTTTCCCGGCCTCTGCCCAGTTTGTTCATCTATTCATTTGGGGACACGATAATTTTGCTCAACTTAGTTtgggaagaaataaagaagtgCTCGTCACAGGTCCTTGCACACGTTAAGTGTTGGCTAAATGGCTGCTATTAATAGTTAAGTAATTCTTTACGGCTCATGACAGTACAAAACATTTTCAGGAAAGCGAGTGGGGGTGTAGTGGAAATCGTGGGTTTTTCAAGTTTTTTATCACTAAACTGGGAAACTACTTCATAAGGTGGTTGAATTCAAAGAGATAGTGCATGAAAGGTCGTTGTAGGATTTGGtacacagtaatttaaaaaagcGCGTTGCCATTATAATTTTACAATCTGCCCTGGGTTGAAATGTTTTTGGTCATGCTCCACGTGTGGGAGCGAGCTTTGGGAGCTGAAATAATACTGAGGTTTTTGAAAAACACAACTTGTAAAGAACCAAAAATTTGAGTTAATTTAGCTACTGTGTTAAGATCTCTCATGGTGTTGTATGCCGAGTGCTGAAAGCTTTTCGTGTAGAGTTTTACAAAGGGGTCATTTGAGGCTCGGGATTGTAAGTGATTTTTCCCAGGGGTCTCCCTGTGGTAGACTGGGATTTGTTGTCTCCAGAGACTGAGGCTTTAATTCTTAGAGGTAAGGTAAGGAATAATAGAAGGTTTATGGGCTGAGTAATCGGCCAGATCAGAGTTGAGTTCATGGTCTTCCCTTAATCCCTGCAGGGAGTTGACATCCGCCACAACAAGGACCGAAAGGTTCGGCGCAAGGAGCCCAAGAGCCAGGACATCTACCTAAGGCTGTTGGTCAAGGTGAAGCTGGGGCCCGAGACTTTCAGGCAAGGCCACCCCAGAACTACAAGTTCCAGAGTCTCTGCGAGTATTGGTTCCTTCCAGGGGCCTGCAGGGCAGGCTGGAGTCTGATTGTTTTCCAGAgattccttcagtgtttttagtTTCTGGGTTTGTGTACAGTTTGCAGGTGTGGAGGGAGATTTTCTTGATCCCTGGCCAGGGCCTGGGCCAGCTCTCCCCCTTGGGCTTGACAGGTTGGGAGAAAGCCCTAAGTCCTTTGTTTGCCTCTTTGTTAGAAggctgggagggagcagggagtggGCTGCCCTGggttctcattctctttccttcccctccagCTGTACAGGTTTCTGGCCAGACGAACGAACTCCACCTTCAATCAAGTTGTGCTGAAGAGGTTGTTCATGAGTCGCACCAACCGACCACCTCTGTCCCTTTCTCGGATGGTGAGGGACCAAAGCTGGGAACATAGCCAAACTGGGGGGCAACTGGATCATGTCTGGAACTGGACTTCAAGAGGAAGGGCAGGCTTGGAGCTTTGTGGTAGCAGCTGGCCATCACCTGGTTTAACCTCTACCAGTGGTGGGCACAGAGCTCTGATCCTCTGGTTGTAGGTGAATAGCAGCGGTTTTGGACTGGCTTGGCCTCATTTTCCTTCTCATTGGTTACCCGGTTGAGGGGGAGGTGTTAGAATGGCTTTATGAGGTCTTCCTGAGGTGTCATGTCATAGAGCAAGTCTTGTGTGTCAAACGCTTTCTGTAGGAGAGCTCTGTTAACAGTCTGAGGTGCATTCTCTTTTCTGGAGATTTTCCCAGGCTGGACCTGAGGTTAGGGTTGTGctaggttttttggtttgttctttaattgaagtatagtgttTTGAAATATTGTGTTAGCTTTTGGTGTgtagcagtgattcagttatacatgtaaatacatactctttttcatgttattttccattatttgaGGATATcaaacatagttccttgtgctatacaataagcccttgtttgttttattttttttctttttgtggggggtagtaattaggtttatttattatttttttaaatagaggcattgggggttgaacccacgaccttgtgcattctaagcacccactctaccactgagctataccacaccacccttatttatctattttatgtacagtagtttgtgtctgttaattccaaactcctaatttatttctccccatcccttttctcctttggtaaccataagtttgttttctgtgtctgtacgTCTGTTtttgtttcgtaaataagttcgtttgtatcatattttagattctatgtaTAAGCGATAcggtatttctttctctttctgactgacttcacttagtaagaTCATCtgtaggtctatccatgttgctacaaatggcatcttttttttttttttttttttacggctgagtagtatatGCCTCTGTAtactatgtacacacacatactttacccagtcatctgttggtggacatttaggttgcttccgtgtgttagctattgtaagtagtgctgctgtgaacattggggtgcatgtatcttttccagttagagttttctttgtatatatacccattagtgggattgctggatcatatggtaactatttttagttgtttaaggaacctccatactgttctccatgtTGGCCGAGGCTTGTGCTTGTTTTGAGAGGTGTGCCATGGGTGGGTTTAGTCCAGTAGGCAAAGCTGTTGGTCCTCGGGATTCCTGGAGCAGTGGGATTGGACTAAACCACCAGAAGGGACTTACCTAATATGtatcttccccctccccaccaagatCCGGAAGATGAAGCTTCCTGGTCGGGAAGGCAAAACAGCTGTGGTTGTGGGGACCATAACTGATGATGTGCGTGTCCAGGAGGTGCCCAAGCTGAAGGTGAGCGGGGAGGGGGCTCAGGAGCATGGTGAGTGGGTCACGAGCACAGGCTGAAGGTGAGGTCCTACAGACCTGGCTCACATCCTTGTCCTGCTGTGGGGCTGGTAGGCATCATGCCTGGATGGAAGTGGGGTTGTCATTAGCATATTGATGGCCGGTGTCCCTGGGCAAGCCCCTGCTGGCACCCTGTTGATGGTGCTGGCTCTTGAGCCAGCCAGTGTTCAGAGCTAGATTTCTCTGCCACTTTGTCATCTCTGGACAAAGCCCCGGATCTCttcaaacctcagtttccttccatGTAATAGCTGCGGGTTGTTGCTGTGTTAAAGGAGTTTGTAGAAGTAAAGTGGTAAGAACAGCTTTTGTCAGCTCAGGAAGTGCCCTCTAGTAGTTGGTGGGGTTGGTTATCAGGCCGAGCAAGCAGTGGGACGCCTCTGCTGGGCCTGGGCAGCAGCCCTTACATTGCCATCTAGGGGACTCTGAAAATGCCTGTCCTCTGTGTCCCCCAGGTATGTGCCCTGCGAGTTAGCAGCCGTGCCCGGAGCCGCATCCTCAAGGCTGGGGGCAAGATCCTCACCTTTGACCAGCTGGCCCTGGACTCGCCCAAGGGCTGCGGCACTGTCCTGCTCTCTGGTGAGTAACACTTAGTGGCGCAAGACTGGTGGGGGTGTGTGACCACTGGCATTCTTTACCTTCCCAGGCCTGGGAGGTCAGGGGCACTGCTGCCCCAAATCAGCCTGAAccaccccttccttccccaggtccTCGCAAGGGCCGAGAGGTGTACAGGCATTTTGGCAAGGCCCCAGGAACCCCACACAGCCACACCAAGTGAGTATACCCAGCCCTGACTCCCCTGGGCCCCGGCCTGCAGGCCTAGGCCTTGCTGTGCTCTCatctgcttctgtttctcctACTTGTCCAGCCTCGGGCTTCCCTAGAACTCCCCACCCCATCTTACCCGCTCTTCCTTCGGAACTCGGCTTGAAGCGGTGTTCCTGGGGGTGTTGAGCTCCCTGTGTTCTTCAGGGCCTGTCCCCATCTTTCAGGCGGGGCTTGCATTTTGTTGAGTTTCTGGGGGCCCCGGGCCTAGTGCAGGTGCTGCAGCAGCCACTCCTGGCATCTTGGCTTCCTGCACTGACAGGTTTTTCCAGCAGCCGACTCGGTGTCACCACTGATACTCTTGGGTTGAGTGAGGCCCCCTTCCGGTGTCCCCCTGCTACTGTTAGAGCAAGCAGCACTGCTCTGAGCCCCCAGCTCTCAAGCAGGCCCTGACCGCCAGGGGGCATCCCTGTCTCCATCTGTAACGGGGGCCCGCGCTCACCATCCCTTCTCTCCCCGCAGACCCTATGTCCGCTCCAAGGGCCGGAAGTTCGAGCGTGCCAGAGGGCGACGTGCCAGCCGCGGCTACAAAAACTAACCCCAGATCTTGCCTTGttattaaaaattgattttggaTGCTGATGGCCCTTTGTGTGTTCTTGGGGAAGGTTGGGGCCAGGGGGAGAGAAAGGATTGGAGCCTGCTAGTGAAAAAGTCTTTGTTTGGGCAATTGGATGCTGCACCTATATTGGTGGAGACCAGCCTCAGGGATGGAGCCCCTTCAGCGGTGCTGGGGCCGAGTCAGTGGATCCCAGGcgcctgcctgcctgtttcccacaCCAAGCCTGCCGGCGCCCTCTGGTGGAGTCAGTGTGTCTGGACCTAGCTGCAGCTGCACCTGTTGGGACCTCGCAGCTCCCCCCCCCATAAGGCCAAATCCCCACCCAAGAGCCAGGTGTTAGTGCACCTGCCTCCTCTCAGGATTAGTCATGCCGACTCTTAAAGCACCCTTGCTGTCCTCCCGGATGGGGTTGGGCGGGGCGTGGACAGGGAAGTATGGATGGGGTAGGCCCCTGTGGGAGGGTGTGCGTGGGAACAGGCAAGGTCCTCCCCTACCCCGAAGCCCGAGTGGCCAGCTGCTGTCCCCCAGGTGAGCAACCTGTTGAATGTGTTCTTGGGCTGGGACCTTCCCTTACACTCGTGTGGCTCCCCAGACCTCCGGGGACTTGGGTCGGCCCTCCCCCTGTGTTTGCTCAAGGGGTTGGGTTTCCCAGATCCCAGGCAGAAACCTGATGAATAAGGCAGGACAGCCGGAAGAACCGCAGAAACACAAGCAGGAAGTCTCCAGCTCCCTGATCTGACTCTGAGAAGgcaagaggaggggaaagggatggAGACCTGGATGTGCTGGGGAAGCTGAGGGGGACGGGAGGGAGAGGAGACGGCCtggcttttcctctcctttctctttgcaGGGTTGGACACTGGTCTGGAGGAAAGGAGCTCCCTGGGTGCTGGGGTTGGAAGGAGGCGCTGCTGGTTTGCAGGGGTACAAGGTCCACAGACCAGAGGTTGGGTCAGGAGCCTCAAGGGGGCAACTTGGAAAGGGGACCAGAAGGGATGCGGAGTGGTCCTTGGCCAGGAATAAATGGGTGGTCTGATAACAGGAGAGAATGGGATTAAGGTAGCAGTCCCGACTGTAGGACAGACGGAGACGACTGGTGGCCCGGGAGACAGGCAGGGGCAGTAGCCTGAGGAACAGTGGCTAGTTAGTCGTGTCCTCAATGTAGATGGGCCGGTTCCATCGTAATGAAACCCCCTCCGAGGACATCCACCACTGGGGCAGCCCGAGTGGGTGTGAAGGTCTGGGGAGCAGAGTCCTCAACCCAGAGGAGACTGACCTAGttccccagctggggaggggTGATGCCAAGACAGGGCTGGAGTGTGTTCTTCCACGGCTGAGAGAGGAGATCCAGAGAGGGCTTCCAGGATGGTCAGCCAGTGAGAGCTGGTGAGCCAGGTCGGTCGTCGGGAGAAACAGATTTGAACGGAGCCAGCT
This Camelus bactrianus isolate YW-2024 breed Bactrian camel chromosome 9, ASM4877302v1, whole genome shotgun sequence DNA region includes the following protein-coding sequences:
- the RPL18 gene encoding large ribosomal subunit protein eL18 codes for the protein MGVDIRHNKDRKVRRKEPKSQDIYLRLLVKLYRFLARRTNSTFNQVVLKRLFMSRTNRPPLSLSRMIRKMKLPGREGKTAVVVGTITDDVRVQEVPKLKVCALRVSSRARSRILKAGGKILTFDQLALDSPKGCGTVLLSGPRKGREVYRHFGKAPGTPHSHTKPYVRSKGRKFERARGRRASRGYKN